A region of the Falco peregrinus isolate bFalPer1 chromosome 19, bFalPer1.pri, whole genome shotgun sequence genome:
cgggggggagggacGGAGGGAGCCCCTCACCCTGCCTTCAAGTAGGAGGGAACCCCTCACCCTGGCGTCGGGGCAAGAGGGGGGCGCGAGGAGCCCCTCACCTCACCCTGGCATTGGGGATGGGGGGAGCCCCTCgcccttggggtggggggacagtGGGAGCCCCTCATTCCGCTCTCAGGGCAGCGGGAGCCCCTTGCTCTGGTGTTGGGGATGGCGGGAGCCCCTCACCCGCCCGCGGGGCGGTGGGAGCCCCTCACCCTGGTGTCAGCCCAGTggcacccccccccctttccaCAGGTgcccgctgcagcccctcctgctCCGGGTCCCCCCCCCTCAGCGACTTTGgcctcagcctcctcctgctgctgccgctggcCCACAGCCTGTGAGCCGGGGAGCGCGTGTGCCTGTGCACACGTGTGCgcacgtgtgtgtgtgcctgtgagCCTGTGAGTGTGCATGTGAGCGTGCGGGGGTGGGTGAGGCTGCGGGGGGTGCGCGCACAGGCACAGGcgtgagtgtgtgtgtgcacacgcaTGTGCGCAGGGACGtgcatctgtgtgtgcatggggtgtgtgtgcaaagggtgtgcacatgtgtgcaggggtgtgcacacacatgtggGGGGGGTGCTGAGGGTTTGTGCCTCAGCGCGTGCACAGGGACGCTGTGTGCAGCGCATGTGCCCCCCTGTGTGTGCCACCCAGATGGTGGCACCAGCGGACAGCCCCAGCTGGCACCTCCTTCGCCACCCCCCAGGCCTCACACTCCCCGTGTCTCCAGTGGCcctgtccccagtgtccccagtgcccctgccctggtgtccccagtgtcTCCCATGTCCACAGTGTCCTTCTCCCTGGTGTCCCCCCCAACCCCAgtgtcccccatgtccccagtgtccccatccctggtCTCCCCAGTGTCTGCCATGTTCCCGATGTCCCCCATGTCTTTAGTGTCCTGTCCCCAGTGTCCCTGTCCCCTAtctccccagtgtccccagtgtcctgtccccagcacagccagtgcTGCCCATGGTGtcccctggctgctggaggggaccCAGGGTGGGACCCCAGCTGTGCCTCTTGCCCCCCCGTGGTGCCACCCCGGGGGCTGACGCTGGCGGGGACAAACTTCTGCTGTGTCAGCAcctgggtggcagcagcacccagagctTTCCCTGCATTGTGTCCCCAACAATGGCAGTGCCACGTGCACCCGCGGCCTtgaaacccccccccccccagaggcccctgtccccaccccagagggacagagggacaggaGGCCATGGGACACCCAGCTGGCGGGTGCTGAAGGCAGGTGAGTGGCCAGGGGTGggtgccggggagggggggtgtatgtccccagtgtccccaccCACCTTCCAGAGGTGCCACCCCTGGGTGTCCCCTGGAGAAGCCACCCGTGTCCCCCAAGGTGCCACCCCACGAGTGCTCTGATGTCCCCAGAGGTGCCATCCCCGGCtccccccacatcccccagAGATGTCCCCATGGGTGTCCCTTGCATCCCCTCGTGCTGCCGCCTCCGGGTCCCTTCATGTCCCCATGGGTGTCCCCTGCATCCCCTGGTGCTGCCACCCTCAGGTCCCCCCACACTCCCCAGACATGTCCCCATGGGTGTCCCCTGGTGCTGCCACCCCCAGGTTTCCCCATGTCTCCCACAGATGTCCCCCACAATTGTCCCCTGTGCCCCCTGGTGCTGCCACCCCCAGgtcccccccacctcccccagacATATCCCCATGATTGTCCCCTGCGTCCCCTGGTGCTGCCACCCCCGGGTCCCCCCCCCGAGGTGGCAGCagtccccacagcccctccccgGCACAGGGGGatgccggcgggcggggggctgctgTGTGGGGCCAGCGGTCTGGCCCTACTCCTGGCCGCCACCGCCACCCACTTCTGGCTGCAGCGCCGGGCGCCCGGTGGCACCGCCAGCCTCGGGCTGTGGCGCACCTGCCTCGGGGGGcactgccacccccaccccagcaccccaggtAGGCACCGGCTGGGGTGAGCTGTGCCCCGGTCTctgtggggtgggatgggggggcaTCAGTGCGCTGAGCTGTGCCCGGTCTgtgtggggtgggatgggggggcaTCAGTGCGCTGAGCTGTGCCCGGTCTgtgtggggtgggatgggggggcaTCAGTGCGCTGAGCGGTGCCTGGTCTctgtggggtgggatgggggggcaTCAGTGCGCTGAGCGGTGCCCGGTCTgtgtggggtgggatgggggggggggatcactgtgctgagctgtgcccGGACTCTGCGGGCAGGGTGTGGGGCAGTGTCCTGGGCATGCACTCGCCCAGGGTCCTCTGTCCCCCCAAGTGTCCCCAACACCTGTGTCCCCCCAGCCTTATGGGAAGCCACGCGGGTGCTGATGCTGCTCTCGGTGCTCACCGCCGCTGCCGGCCTCGCCTTGGGGCTCTCTGTTGTGGCCAGTGGTGCCCGGCGGGCGCGTGCCCGGGGGGCCGGTGTcaccctgctcctggctggtaagtggggacaggctggggggcagcgggtTGGGGCACACGAGCCTCGGGGACTGTCCCCAGGGGAGTAACCGGTGCGCTGAGCTGTGCCCGGTCTCTTCCTGCCCGGCTGGGGCCTCGCAGGCTGGGCTGGCCCGTGCCACCGACCCGTCCCCTCTGCCCGCAGgtctgctggcactgctggggctggcggTGTACACGGCCGGCACGCTGAGCCTCCTGGGGCCGACCCGTGCCACCTGGCGCTTCTCCTGGTCCTACATCCTGGGCTGGGGTCGCAGTCGTCCTCACCGGCTCAGCAGGTACTGGTGCCCGCCAGGCCTGGCCACCGCTGCGCTGAGCTGTGCCCggtctctgcagggctgggccgGGCCTGGCCACACACCACGGGCACCCAcgggtggggggcagcagggagggccCCCAGGCCCACACtgagctgccccacagccttctctctccccCCAGGGCTTTtccacctctgtgctgctgccaaggACCCGTCTCCAGAGAGCTCCGAAGCGGCGGGTGCCTGAGGGCACCTGGGGGGCCCCCGCTGccacccccccctcctccccgcagGAGCCGGGTCGGGGCACGCCGGGGTGCGGGGCACTGCTGTGCTGAGTTGTGTCGGgtctctgcagggctgagctccccctgctctcctgcccccaCCCGTTTTGTCCCCTTTACTACCCCCTGAATCCTGCTGTGCCAATAAACTGCCATGCTCCCCCTCGCGGGATGCCCTGTGGGATTTGGGGACCCCAGatttttcgggggggggggtgggtcggtgccagctcccagctgcctccagctcagGGTTTGGGGGGAAACAGGAATGCTTGTGGGGTCTcatcctgggggggggggggggtgtcagagTAGTCAGAGTAGGAGGGGTCTAGGGGTTAATGGGGACCGCGAGGGGCATGAGGGTGACGGGGGAGGCACGGGGGCGGGGGATGGCAGTCACCGGGAGCCACCCGGGAGCCGCTGCCCGacgcggggcggggggtgtgcCCCACCGCTGACATCGCCACTTTAAGGCCGCGCCCTCggccccgcccctgccccgaCCTGCCGGACCGGtccgccccgcccggccccgccccgcccgcccccggccccgccccgccccgtgTTGGCTCGGAGCGGTGCAACACCGGCCCCTCCGCCGCGCTCGGCCCGGAGCCGCCCGGTTCGGCCCGGTTCGGCCCGGAGCGGCCCGGTGCAGCCCGGCAAAGTTCTGCCCGGTCCGGCCCGGTGCAGCCCGGTTCCGCCCGGTCCGGCCCGGTTCCGCCCGGTTCGGCACGGATGGTGCTGGCCGGGGGCCGAGCAGCGCCGTGACCCGCAGGTGTCCGCATGGCCCCCCGCGGGATGCGGCCCGGGAcgcccttcctcctcctcttccttctcctcctcgCTACCGGTAAGGCACGGCCGGCACCGGGCAGGGGCCGGGCggaccggggcgggggggagcagGACCGCGGGGTGGGGAACCGGCCCCAGCTGctccgggctgggggggggtggggggggcgggggcggccgggggcacCGGCAGTCCCGGGACgggggggagcgggcagggccGCGGGAAGCGGGGCGCACACGCGTGTGCACTGGTGGAGCGGGGGgagtgcgtgtgtgtgtgtgcgcgcacacgcgtgtgtgcgtgtgtgtgtgtgcgcgcacacgcgtgtgtgcgtgtgtgtgtgtgtgtgcgcgcacacgcgtgtgtgtgcgtgtgtgctTTCGCGTGTGCACCTGTGGCTCCGCGCACCTGTGTCTGCGCGTCCGTGTGCGCGTCCGTGTGCCCGGCCGGGGTCGCGCCGTGCCGGGGGTTGCGCCGTGGGCGCCGCACACGCGTGTGCGTGCACCCTTGTGCGTGTCCGTGTGCGCGCACCTCTACGTCCGCGTGCCCCCCCCCCACGGGGGAAGCTAGGCGGGGGACCCTTCTGGGTACACGCGACACGCACACACGACACCGTGGGAACTCGGTACAGCCCACTGGGGACAGTGCGGGGACACCGGGCTGCCTGGGGGGGTCCGCGCTCCCTCCCACGCTTTGGGGGGTGGGCTAGCACCCCCCCACCGAGCTGTGCCGCGCTGGGTGCCGCACCcaagggggcgggggggggggggggggtgtcagcTGCCGGCCTCACCCCCGGtgccgtgcctcagtttccccagtgGTGCAGGAGCCGTGGGAACGGGCTGGGTGACGTCACCGCAGGGggtgctgccccctccccccacctcgGGGGGGGTCGGGGGCACGGAGCAGCATCGTGCCCATCGCTGGGTGTCAGGCTTATGGGCCCCCcgggtgtgtgtgcgtgcacacgcgtgtgcacTGCGCGTGGGGCAAGGACGCGCGTGTGACCCCTTtgcgggggggggtgtgtgtgtgtccgtgAATGCGCGTGTCCTGGGGGGGCTGCACACGCGCGCGTGCGTTCACGAGGGGCACAAGCGTGCACAcgcgtgtgtgtctgtgtgtgcgcaCAGCCGCAGGTGCCAAGGGGCAACGCGGGGCCGCGCACACGCGTGGGCATGTAGCCCCCGGGACCCCCgccccccgggacccccgccTCCCCGATGCTGATCCCGCGGGCGCGAGCCCGGCCGGGGCGTGGGGGCCGCGGGATCCGGTTGAGCCGGTTCCCGGCTCCGTTCCCACGCGCTCGGCCCGGTTGGGCGGGGacgccccgcggcgggggccaCCCGCCAGCCCCGACGGCAACGGCCCCCACCCCGCCGGGACCCCCGGCCCCCCGTCGCCACGcagggggaaactgaggcagggcaggagcagcgcGGCTGTGACTCAcgggccgggcagcgccgcaattatttaattaatcCGGCGACTAATcgggggggggagtggggtggtGGTATGTAATTAGGCCGGGCACGGCGGGGGGCTCGGTGGGGAggccccggggccggcgggggcgggagcCCTCCGCAAGCCGCGGCAGCGCCCGGCATCCGCGCCAGCCGGTTGTTCTGGCCGCGCCGGCCCAGCCGCTTCCCCCGGCGTCGCCGAGCGGCTGGGtgggccccagccccgccccgaCACCCGCCACCTTGCACGCGCGGCCAGCACACGGGAGCGCGCCCGGGAACGTGTGAGCGCGTCAGAGCGAGCATGAGCTGCCCTGAGTGTGTCTGGGTGTGTGCAAGCGTGCACAAGTGTGCCCGAGCACAGGTGAGTGTGGGGTGGATGTGCCTGCCTGTGGGTGCCTGAGTGAGTGTAAGAGCATGCACAAGCATGTGTGGATGTTAGCGTGTGTGTGCGAGCATGCACAAGTGCACACGTATGTCTGCAAGTGTGTCTGTGCCCGTGTGAGCGTGCCCAAGTGTGTGTGAGCGTGTCTCTGCTGGCACAAGGATGCCCCATCATACATGAGCATGTTTAAGCATGCCTGAGCGTGCAGGAGTGTGCACAACTGTGTCCAGGGATGTGCAAGTGTGCCCAAGCATGATGGGCATGCGTGAGCACACCCAAGCATGCATGGGTGCTTATGGGCACACGAGTGTGTGTGAGCATGTCCAAGCACACATGAATGCATCTAAAGGTGTACACGCATGCATAAGAGTGTACGAGTGTGCTTTGGCAGGCAGGAGCGTGCTCAAGTGTGCATGAGCATGCCTGTAAATGTGCAAGCTTGCCTAAGCAGACATGAGCACATGTGAGCATGCCCAAGTGTGCCAGAGTGTGTCCAGGTGTGTGTGAGCACGCATAAATGTGCTGAAGCGTGTGTGAGCTCATCCAGGTGTGCATGAGTGTGCGGAAGCTTGCCTGAGTGTGCATGAGCATGCGCAAGCACACCCAAGTGCACCCCGGTGTGCATCAGCATGTATATGAGAATGTCAGAGCACACAAGTGCGCACGAGTGTGCAGGTGCACCCAAGCTTATATGAGCGTGCCCAAGCGTATGCGACTGTACCTGAGTGTGTGAGTGTACTCAGGCATGCAGGCACAAGCGTCCCCAAGTGTATGTGAGAGCACCTGGAGAAACACACGGACATGTGGAAGCACAAGGGTACGCGTGCCGGAGTGTGCGCAAGTGTGCCCAAGCATGCCTGTGTGCATGTCAGTCCACCCAAGTGTGTGCAAGCGCAAGCGTGCGTAAGTGGGGTTAAGGGTACCCAAACTTGTGTGAGTGTGCCTGAAGAAACGTGTGGATGTGTGCAAGCACAAGCATGTTCTGAGTGTGCCAAAGTGTGCACAAGCATCCCCAAGCATGGCTGGATGTATACGAGTGCACTCAAGCACATGTGAGTGTGTGCAAGCACAAGTGTGTGCAAGCCTGCCCAAGTGTGGACGTGTGCAAGCACAAGCGTGCTGGAGTGTTCCTGCATGGGTGTCGGTGCCAGCACAGGTGTGCACAAGCGTGCCTGAGTGTTCCTGCACGGATGTGAGTGCAAGCGTGTGCCCAAGTGTTCCTGCGTGGATGTGAGTGCCAGCACAAGTGTGCGCCAGCACGAGTGTGCCCGGGGGAGGCGCGCGGCGGCGGCACAAGTGTGCCGAGCGAGGCGCACGGTGCCAACCTGGGTGCCCGCAGGCTGCCGCTCCGGGGTGGTGGAGGTGGAGCGCAGCGTGACGGCGGTGCTGGGCCAGGACGTGGTGCTGCCGTGCCGGTACCGGGcgcaggagcaggagcaggtggTGCAGGTGACCTGGCTGAAGCGGGGCCCGACGGGGGAGGGCGCCGAGGTGGCCGTGCTCAACCAGCAGCACGGGGAGCACGTGCTGGAGCCCTACGCTGGGCGGGTgctgcggcgggcgggcggcgcgctGGAGGACGGTGCCATCATCCTGAGGAACGCTGTGCAGGGGGACGAGGGCGATTACGAGTGTCACCTCATCACCTTCCCCCTGGGCAACTTTGAGGGGCGGCTCACCCTCAAGGTGCTGGGTGAgtgcccggggaggggggtggtgggcaaggggcagcaggcatggggcgggggggtgatGAGGATGGGATGATGGTTGTAGGGCAGCAGACAAATGGTGATGGGCACGGGTGGTGGGCaaggggcagcaggcacagggtgATGGGTGGTGGGGAGTGGGCAGTGGGGTGGCGGGCAAGGGGTGGTTGGTATGGGTGCTGGGCATGGGGTGGTGTGCAatgggcagcaggcacagggtgATGGGTGGTGGGCAGTAGTGGTGTGGTGGGCAAGGGGCGGTTGGCATGGGTGATGGGTGCAGGGTGGTGGGCATGGGGCGATGGGCTGGTGGGCAAGGGGAGCTGGGTATGGGGCGGTGGGCAATGGGCACAGGGTGGTGGGCAAGGGGCAGCAGGCATGGGACGGTGGGGTGGTGGGCATGGGGTGATGGGGCAGTGGGCAAGCAGTGTTCGGCACGGGGTGGTGGGTGATGGGCGTGGGGGCAGCGGGGGTGGCGGTACAGAGCGGTGGGGTGATGGCTGTGGGGCGGTGAGCAATGCCTGACGGGCACGGCGGGTCTGCAGTACCAGGCGCCCATcggctgtgctggggatggggtTTCGGGCCAGTGGCTCTGGTGTCACCAGTGCGGGTCTGACGCcggtgctgcctgcagtgccTCCGCTGCCCATCCTGAACCCGGGGCCACCACTGGAGGAGGGGCAGGGCCGGACGCTGGCGGCCTCGTGCACGGCGGAGGGCAACCCAGTGCCATCGGTGCGCTGGGAGACGGAGGTGCGGGGCACCAACGCCACGCGCCGCTCGGCGCACGCCCGCTCCGCCTCCGTCACCAGCGAGTTCTTCCTGGTGCCTGGGCGCAGCATGAATGGCAAGAGCCTGACCTGCGTGGTGGCCCACCCCGGGCTGCGCCACGAGAAGAGGATCACCCACCTCCTCAGCGTCGCCTGTGCGGCACCGGGGCACGGGGGGGTGTCGAGGGATGCGGGGGGGCATTGGGGACATGGAGGGCACTGGGGACATGGGCAGCGTTAAAAGATGTGGAGGACATGGGGGATGCAGTGGGCGTTGGGGACATGATGGGTGTGGGGGGCATTGAGGGAAATGGGGGACGCGGGGAGAGGCGAAGGATGTGGGCGTGTTGGGGACATGGAGAGCGTGCGGAAGGTTGGGGGACACGGGGCATTGGGGACAATGGGCATGGGGGACATTGAGGGATGTGGAAGACATGGGGGGCGTTGGAGACATGGAGATCATGGGGGGCACCggggacactggggacagggagggctTTGAAGGTCACAATGGGCCTCGGGGAGG
Encoded here:
- the LIM2 gene encoding lens fiber membrane intrinsic protein — translated: MLLSVLTAAAGLALGLSVVASGARRARARGAGVTLLLAGLLALLGLAVYTAGTLSLLGPTRATWRFSWSYILGWGRSRPHRLSRAFPPLCCCQGPVSRELRSGGCLRAPGGPPLPPPPPPRRSRVGARRGAGHCCAELCRVSAGLSSPCSPAPTRFVPFTTP